AATGTGAGTTGAAGGGCAAATGACAAATGAAAGGTAGTAACCAGcaaaatatattgatataaatatttactaTATTTATGTAGAGGTAAATGAGGAAATGACTACCTTCTTACCGTGGTTATCGATGTACTCAATAATTCAAagctaaaaaatcaaaacttaattaataattcaatttttttttcttataaaatcattaaaaacctATTAACTCAATGACAATAAACCAGACAAACTAGTAAGATGACCAAAAACTCTAAAGCCTTAACATCATGGTCTAAAAAAAACATTGATAAGTAATATAACTCTTATCAAGTGCTTGAGAATGAGCTTCACGCTCTTCTGGTTACATTAACGGCTGCAATTGAATCCGCTCTTGATTTCCAAGAACGTTGGTAAAAGCCTTGATATCACTTTGACATTCAAATAAACTCATATAACTATCCTTCAAGTCCACTTGAACACAAATACTTCCACATTCTGCATCATACATCCAACAACTATGAAAATTTCTCAATCCAAAATGCATCAAACTCGGTTTTCCTCTACCAAAATCGGCATCCTTCATAGGAAACTTACACAAACTCGAAATTATACACTTGTCGACTTCATCATTGTCTGTTCCCCATTCTTTTGACGCGAAGATTTCCTTGTATGAATTAGCCACATTCGCGATTATATCATCAGCTGAACCTATAGCACAAGCATCAATAGCTTTTTGCACTGAATTCCTAAtcaatgttacaaaatcatgaAGCTCCATTTTGTTCTTCTCTGGTACAAACAGTATTGGAGCATCCATTACATAATTCCCAAACGCGTTTTCTTTTAAAGGTAATGAGATTCTTCCGCGTAAATTCACTGGAAAAAACACTAATGAACGTCTCAAATATCCGTGTTTTGCTTCTGAAACACGAATTAAAGCCCTCCATAAAATTGCTGTAATAATTTCAACTCTCGAAGGCTTAAAGCACAACTCCCCTGAATCTATCGCCCCTGTTAACTTGTCTCTGAGAGACGATATCGTCTGTTCAGTAATAAAGAATCTGTTAGCTATAAATCTTTCTTCTGACTCTACTGGATGAACACGATTTGGGAAAATACGCGATAAATCTCTTGCTGGAAGAATCTCACCAAAATCAAAACTCATGAAATGAATCGCGTCACCTGGAATCTCAAATTTACACACTTTAGCCCACTCGTAAACGAATTTGAAATTGCTGAATCCATCCATTACAGGGTGTGATGCACTAATGGACATAGCAATTCCACCACATTCGAATTTTGTGACTTGCACAACCATAGGTGGAGTACTGTCAAAATCCACGTCCTTTAAATCCTGGATATCCCGAGGGAAGAAAAACAGGGCGAGATTAAGGTCGTTTTGGACCTGATCAATAAAATCATTGAATTGACAATTGACTTTAGCTTTTGTAAACGTAACACCTTGGTCAAGGCAATCGATTGATAATCGATCCCTTGACAACCTTCCTGCTGCAGGATAAACATGAGATAAAATCCTGGACAGGGATTTTTCGAGTTTCTGATCAAACGAATCATCATCGATGTCATTGTTGTTACCATATGGATAGAAAAGTAGTAATGGCATATGTTCCCTCTCCGCGAGCTGATCGAAGAACGATAACTTGTAATTCTTAAGGTGTGGTGGTGTTGGTATGGATGGTTTTATGAGTTTTGTGGAAATGAATTCTAAGTTCAATTCCATTTttgataaatgaaaaaaaaaagtgaaagaagatcaaaatgattttttttctatgaagcttatgctatacatatacaataatCTTTATTATATAGGGAAAATTCCTTCAAATCATAAATAGGGTAGATTTGGTATTTATGATATTGTAAAACTATggacaaaataataattgtgtttgaatatattttgaCTAATAAAATGTTGTTACTAGCGAACAGTTATAAAAGTGTTTGACGGTATATTAATagtaaatcaaatataaataagtttATCATTTAAAGTTGTATTCCATTTATATATTTGGGgtgtaaataattttatttctttattatcattttattatttgggatgtaatagtaatttttttctttattttgaagatactagtattattttatgtattaaccagaagatttatttttattttaagaaagaaagttGAGGCAGATAGgtaaatttaaatgttttgaTTTGGTTGATTATATTCTAAAAATTATAtcttatcaattattattttattttattttatatttataaaaattaaatttttcgaAATCATTTCAATTTAGGATTTCTTTGATATTAGTACGATTACTTATTTTTCGATATTATTTTAAGAAGTACACgtaaaatataatacaatattatACATACTTGCAAGTGTTTGGCAAAATCTCTagacatttttattatttacaaaatgatGGAATCAaaagaacatgaaaaatgataaaaatagaGATTTATTCACCTATTTTATTGTTGTAAAATAAATTACGCAAAGGCAAAAGAGGTATAAGCAAATATTAAGTATCCAACAAGAGAAATCAAATTTATATCATagtcatattattattatttagtacATGTTTAGCTTGACTATAGATTTtaaagtataaatttgaattgaacatgcattttaaaaaaaatatagttttaaagtttttgacttctatcttttttatttgttacgtATTATTGCTTCATTGGCCATGCTCATCTTACCACTTTGTTGATGTTATTTTTAACTGTTTTTTCGAGCTTCTTTTGATGATGCATCGTTATATACAGGAAGTCTATCGAAAATAAACCTTTTGAttccaaaaaaaggaaaaatctacACACATCGAACCTCCCTCAAATCCATTACacgaaaatttattattattagactaaaatgaaaaaataaataaattaatccaCGATTCATAATGGTGTTGTACACTGAAGAATTTGCACTTGCACTACACCTGATTACTTAAACCCCAATTTTCCTAAAACCTCATGTATATAAATTGTGACCCTAACTTAGCCTATTTTTTTTCCaccattttttctctctcttaatACACTTAGAAACTTGAAATCCATAAGCATTCTCGATTCTTTGTACATGTTCACACGTTAACACTCTGAATTTCACAGCAAAATCATTCTCTCTGCGCATCAAACAAGGTGAAATTTGTAAGTATCGAAGCTATTTTCATCATCACTTTGAAAGTTTTTACAATATCGCAATTTCGCAAATCATTGTTTCAACTGCAGTATCAatttcatgtgaaaagtttttttttgatttttaagtgtttaatgataaattttagcTGAAATAGTGATgttgagaagaaaaaatttatctCGTAAGAGGCGATCAATTGAGTGTGTTTGCAGTTTCTATTAGTGCTGGTGTTCTgtgttgtttagtttttttttttttaatctgttaTTTTGATTTCTAAGCACAAATTTGCATGTTTCTCAGCAAAACTATTTTCTCTGCCATCAAACGAGGAGAAATTGGTAAATGTTGAAGCTTTTTTCATCATTGCTTTGAATGTTGTCAGCTGTGGAAAATTCATCAGTTTATCGTTTCTATGAAGTGTTGATTTTGTgtgaaatcaaaattttcagtAGCTTTTTGTGATTTGTGAGTGTattaattctaaaattttagCTGAATTTGTggtgagaagaagaaaaaaaattattgtgtaATAGGCGATCAATGGAGTATGTTTGCACTTTTTTATTAGTGCTGGTGATCTATGTTGTTTAATTTTAGCTTtacttgtttttaaaaaaaaatataatttctaagCACAGATTTGCAGAGTATATgttgagaagaaaagaaagaggagATTAATTGACTATATTTTGCAGTTTTATGCTTGTGTCCTGTGTAATGTAATTTTAGTTCTACTTGCAGattgctattttttttcttttttctccaaGTTTTAGAGTGAATTTGTATAGCATATATAAGATAAAACGAAAGGAGAAAACCTTGTATTATAATATCAATTAATATGTGTGTGTACTGGTGGTGTTTGTGTCGATTCGCATGCATCTCGACTAATCGACCAGCTGGCTGCCCCTTCCATCAACATGGATATTGAGTATTGGTGGTAGGAATACTAGTCTTACATTCCAGTTTCATTGATCACTAGGCCACAATCGCACAACCTTGGAGGCATGCTGTGGAACCTTCTAGAAGGATCAATGTGTGTATATCTATCTCTAGTCTAGAGCATATTTGTAGTTAATTGCTAGTGTtctatgttatgtttatgtatttagAAGAAATGGAAGAAGAGATGCAATTAATCGCGTATGATTTGCAGTTTCACTGTTGGTGTTTTATTTAATTCGAGTAACTTTGTGCCACTTGCTCAACATGATGATTTTTGTTTGTTAGTGAAGAGGAAATTAATGGCTTCTAGGGCGATTCTACGGAGGAGGAGGCTCCTTTCCAACTATTTGAATGTCTCTGCTCGGTCTATTCAAAATCTTCGGAGTTGGGGGAATGGGCAATCTGCTCATTATTTTGACTCCTGCGGTGTCAGCTCAACTACGAATTGTATATGTCAGGGTTCAGATAAAAGAAAGGATCATGACGAAGTTTCTCCAATAAATGATGGATTTTCAGGTTTAGGATTCTTCCGGACAAAACGTTATAGTACTACAGTATTTGACTATCTAAATAGAAGAGTTGATGTTGTTCCTTCGACTGGTATGAGTTTGTGGCCGTACTCTGTACGTTGTGCTTCTACTGCAACAGCAAAAAAACCTAATTTGGGAagtgatgatgaagaagagttGATTGCCAAAAAGAAAAGTGAAGCTTCTCCAGAGGAATGTGATCAAGCTGTCGTAGGATTAAGTACTGCAAAGGCCAAAGCAAAAGCGAAACGCCTGCAAGAATCTCAGAAAGTTGCTAAATCTGTTATACAGAGAGTATGGGCAACACTTTTGGGGATTGGTCCCTCTTTGAGAATGGTGGCCTCAATGAGTAGGTTAGGATGTTAGAATCTATTGATTCATTTTTGGCTATACAAGAAGTGCCTCTGATAGTGCTGAGTTGCATGCTTTCCTTATCTTTTTGGGTATTTATTCAGGGAAGATTGGGCCAAAAAACTTGCTCACTGGAAACATGAGTTTACATCTACTCTGCAACATTACTGGCTAGGTTTTAAGCTCCTATGGGCTGACATGAGGATCAGTTCAAGACTGCTGATAAAGCTAGCTAGTGGAAAGAGTCTTTCTAGAAGAGAGAGGCAACAGCTGACACGGACTACAGCTGATATGTTCAGGCTTGTTCCGTTTGCTGTTTTCATTATTGTCCCGTTCATGGAATTCTTACTGCCTGTGTTCTTGAAGCTATTTCCAAACATGCTGCCATCTACTTTTCAAGACAAAATGAAAGAACAGGTCAAATCCTTTCTTTCTGAGTGTAAAGTAATTTTCTTTTGGTTGTAGTCTATGTAGTCTGTAATATTTTTAACTTGTGTGATGTCGTAGATTTTTGCTGATTTGTAGTTCTAGGACTTGATTTCTCAATCTAGGTTTCGTCttatacaacaacaacaacatcaacataccCAATGTAATTCCACAAGTGGGATCTGGAAGGGTAGTGTGTACacaaccttacccctaccttgggaAGGTGAGAGGctgtttccgatagaccctcTACTCAAGTAAAGCATATCCAAAAGTCAAGCTTGTAAATCAAACAAAAGTACTGAAGAATTCATACTGAAAACAAATGGAGAAGATAACAGTtgcaacaacaaataatatgataacCAAAGCCAAAGAGAAACTAAAATCGAAGGACA
This portion of the Solanum pennellii chromosome 12, SPENNV200 genome encodes:
- the LOC107006971 gene encoding vinorine synthase-like translates to MELNLEFISTKLIKPSIPTPPHLKNYKLSFFDQLAEREHMPLLLFYPYGNNNDIDDDSFDQKLEKSLSRILSHVYPAAGRLSRDRLSIDCLDQGVTFTKAKVNCQFNDFIDQVQNDLNLALFFFPRDIQDLKDVDFDSTPPMVVQVTKFECGGIAMSISASHPVMDGFSNFKFVYEWAKVCKFEIPGDAIHFMSFDFGEILPARDLSRIFPNRVHPVESEERFIANRFFITEQTISSLRDKLTGAIDSGELCFKPSRVEIITAILWRALIRVSEAKHGYLRRSLVFFPVNLRGRISLPLKENAFGNYVMDAPILFVPEKNKMELHDFVTLIRNSVQKAIDACAIGSADDIIANVANSYKEIFASKEWGTDNDEVDKCIISSLCKFPMKDADFGRGKPSLMHFGLRNFHSCWMYDAECGSICVQVDLKDSYMSLFECQSDIKAFTNVLGNQERIQLQPLM